A stretch of the Musa acuminata AAA Group cultivar baxijiao chromosome BXJ2-7, Cavendish_Baxijiao_AAA, whole genome shotgun sequence genome encodes the following:
- the LOC103992181 gene encoding protein indeterminate-domain 16-like, whose amino-acid sequence MLGSPSPAPPPLLGGTTVSSPAPQPFSSPHNATNTKKKRRPAGTPDPDAEVVSLSPRTLLESDRYVCEICNQGFQRDQNLQMHRRRHKVPWKLLKREASEVRKRVFVCPEPTCLHHDPCHALGDLVGIKKHFRRKHSSHRQWVCAKCSKAYAVQSDYKAHLKTCGTRGHSCDCGRVFSRVESFIEHQDTCTAGRARAELHMSQPPACLSTTASSPSPSSDTNFSPTMWPGLRTPNPAAALFLTRPDQPSSSQQDQNRTQNIELQLLPPSNNQQAALPSAVLSPITDEAKVTKLQLSLGPAARRAPNSEDTQLASTRLKAETMEQLKLAVAEKALADEARQQARRQLELAEREFENAKRIRQQAQLELNRAHAIRERAVKQINSTLLQITCFACRQQFRAKPGMASEENSFVVSYMSSVVTEGEEENEEHNHPEKVSKS is encoded by the exons ATGTTAGGTTCGCCATCGCCGGCTCCCCCGCCACTTCTGGGTGGCACTACCGTCTCATCGCCCGCTCCGCAACCATTCAGTTCGCCTCACAATGCCACTAACACCAAGAAAAAGCGAAGGCCGGCCGGCACTCCAG ATCCGGACGCGGAGGTGGTATCGCTGTCGCCGAGGACGCTGCTGGAGTCGGACCGGTACGTGTGCGAGATCTGCAACCAGGGGTTTCAGAGGGACCAGAACCTGCAGATGCACCGGCGGCGGCACAAGGTGCCGTGGAAGCTGCTGAAGCGGGAGGCGTCGGAGGTGCGGAAGCGGGTGTTCGTGTGCCCCGAGCCGACCTGCCTGCACCACGACCCGTGCCACGCCCTCGGCGACCTGGTCGGGATCAAGAAGCACTTCCGGCGCAAGCACAGCAGCCACAGGCAGTGGGTCTGCGCCAAGTGCTCCAAGGCCTACGCGGTGCAGTCCGACTACAAGGCCCACCTCAAGACCTGCGGCACCCGCGGCCACTCCTGCGACTGCGGCCGCGTCTTCTCCAG GGTGGAGAGCTTCATCGAGCACCAAGACACATGCACTGCTGGCCGAGCTCGAGCCGAGCTCCACATGTCCCAGCCGCCGGCATGCTTGTCTACGACGGCTTCCAGCCCGAGTCCATCGAGCGACACCAACTTCAGCCCCACAATGTGGCCCGGCCTAAGAACGCCGAATCCGGCGGCCGCGCTCTTCCTCACCCGGCCGGATCAACCTTCCTCGTCGCAGCAAGATCAGAACCGTACTCAGAACATCGAGCTCCAGCTTCTACCTCCATCCAATAACCAGCAGGCCGCCCTCCCTTCGGCCGTATTATCTCCTATAACTGATGAAGCTAAGGTCACCAAATTGCAACTCTCGCTAGGGCCTGCGGCTCGCCGCGCTCCTAATTCTGAGGACACGCAATTGGCTTCCACAAGACTCAAAGCCGAGACGATGGAGCAGCTGAAGCTCGCCGTGGCTGAGAAGGCATTGGCCGACGAGGCGAGGCAGCAAGCAAGGAGACAGCTCGAGTTAGCGGAGCGCGAGTTCGAGAACGCCAAGCGGATCCGGCAACAGGCGCAGCTGGAGCTGAATCGAGCTCACGCCATTAGGGAGCGTGCCGTGAAGCAGATCAACTCGACGCTGCTGCAGATCACCTGCTTCGCCTGCAGGCAGCAGTTCCGGGCCAAGCCCGGGATGGCCTCCGAGGAGAATTCTTTCGTCGTGAGCTACATGTCGTCGGTGGTGACCGAGGGTGAAGAAGAGAACGAGGAGCATAACCACCCAGAGAAGGTCTCAAAATCGTAG
- the LOC103992182 gene encoding putative clathrin assembly protein At1g25240, which produces MTSTRQWWRRATAVAKDKWSICVTRAMGARHLYRRSPEMEAAVIRATSHDERSVDYKNAGRVFAWARAAPSSLLASLMWTVARRASRTRSWPVALKCLLLAHGLILCSHDAPPAARVGRLPFDLSDFHDRYSDSPGFSAFIRAYFRFLDHRSLLPALKGSASASPVSETEEDRDGNGDDDLERLESLQLLLDLLMQIRPYADGMEVELVLEAMDCAVIEIFDVYSGICSGIAHFLVGVLGPDPAKPEATTEAMKQRRAAGMQVLRRARAQSAQLSAYFELCRALGVLNAAELPPVEGIPEQDMDDIERMMLCITQGSDDEAEERNRKTPEGGSMTVTADEWVVFEDENHSVNSILDFPDQISPSKLWAPAEKPGPTVANGNLRDLISL; this is translated from the coding sequence ATGACGTCGACGAGGCAATGGTGGCGCCGCGCGACGGCGGTTGCCAAGGACAAGTGGAGCATCTGCGTGACGAGGGCGATGGGCGCCCGCCACCTTTACCGCCGGAGCCCGGAGATGGAGGCGGCGGTGATCCGGGCCACCAGCCATGACGAGCGGTCGGTGGATTACAAGAACGCGGGGCGTGTCTTCGCGTGGGCCCGGGCCGCCCCGTCCTCGCTCCTCGCGTCCCTGATGTGGACGGTGGCCCGCCGCGCCTCCCGCACGCGCTCCTGGCCCGTCGCCCTCAAGTGCCTCCTCCTCGCCCACGGCCTCATCCTCTGCTCCCATGACGCGCCCCCTGCCGCTCGCGTCGGCCGCCTCCCCTTCGACCTCTCCGACTTCCACGACCGCTACTCCGACTCCCCTGGCTTCTCCGCGTTCATCCGAGCGTACTTTCGCTTCCTCGACCACCGCTCCCTCCTCCCCGCCCTGAAAGGCTCGGCATCCGCCTCCCCCGTCTCGGAAACTGAGGAGGACCGGGACGGCAACGGCGACGACGACCTCGAGAGGCTCGAGAGCCTACAGCTCCTCCTCGACCTCCTGATGCAGATCCGGCCCTACGCCGACGGCATGGAGGTGGAGCTCGTCCTGGAGGCCATGGACTGCGCGGTGATCGAGATCTTCGATGTCTACAGCGGCATCTGCAGCGGCATCGCTCACTTCCTCGTCGGCGTCCTCGGCCCCGACCCGGCGAAACCCGAGGCAACAACGGAGGCCATGAAGCAGAGGCGGGCGGCGGGAATGCAGGTCCTGCGGCGAGCGAGGGCGCAGAGCGCGCAGCTCTCGGCCTACTTCGAACTCTGCCGTGCCCTGGGCGTGCTCAACGCCGCGGAGCTCCCGCCGGTGGAGGGAATTCCCGAGCAGGACATGGACGACATCGAGAGGATGATGCTGTGCATCACTCAGGGAAGCGACGACGAGGCAGAGGAAAGGAACAGGAAGACGCCTGAGGGGGGTTCGATGACGGTGACCGCCGATGAGTGGGTGGTGTTCGAGGACGAGAACCATTCCGTCAACTCGATCCTCGACTTCCCGGACCAAATCTCACCGTCCAAGCTGTGGGCCCCGGCGGAGAAACCCGGCCCTACTGTCGCGAATGGCAATCTCAGAGACCTGATCTCACTGTAG